The proteins below are encoded in one region of Edaphobacter bradus:
- the fbp gene encoding class 1 fructose-bisphosphatase translates to MAMITTVQQHILQQQQETLKSTGREATGTFSWLLSGITLATKMVEAKIRSAGLDDVLGAAGAENVQGEQQQKLDVYANQALLHCLGLRDSVAALVSEEDEKPVTFNRDPEAGKYIIVFDPLDGSSNIDVNVNVGTIFSILRRLPPEHGTLEESILQQGFRQVAAGYVVYGPSTVLVYTTGNGVFAFTLDPKIGAFVLSSERMRMPEQGSYYSVNEANAAGWPEEFRTYITKLREGELGKEYSSRYIGSLVADFHRTLLKGGVFLYPPTTKQPKGKLRLLYEANPLAFIAEQAGGVATNGVSRVLDIKPEGIHQRTPFCVGSPREMELLAATVGGR, encoded by the coding sequence ATGGCGATGATTACGACGGTGCAGCAGCATATTCTGCAGCAGCAGCAGGAGACGCTGAAGTCTACGGGACGTGAGGCGACGGGGACCTTCAGCTGGTTGCTGAGCGGTATTACGCTGGCGACGAAGATGGTGGAGGCGAAGATTCGCTCCGCCGGTTTGGACGATGTGCTGGGCGCGGCGGGCGCGGAGAATGTGCAGGGCGAACAGCAGCAGAAGCTGGATGTGTATGCGAATCAGGCCCTGCTGCACTGTCTGGGGTTGCGCGACAGCGTGGCTGCGCTGGTGAGCGAAGAGGACGAAAAGCCGGTGACGTTCAATCGCGATCCGGAGGCAGGGAAGTACATCATCGTCTTCGATCCGCTGGATGGCTCGAGCAACATCGATGTGAATGTGAATGTCGGCACGATCTTCAGCATTCTGCGACGGCTTCCGCCGGAGCATGGGACGCTGGAGGAGTCGATTTTGCAGCAGGGCTTCCGGCAGGTGGCTGCGGGGTATGTGGTGTATGGGCCTTCGACGGTGCTGGTGTACACGACAGGCAATGGCGTGTTCGCGTTTACGCTCGATCCGAAGATTGGCGCCTTTGTCCTGAGCAGCGAGCGCATGCGGATGCCGGAGCAGGGAAGCTACTATTCGGTGAATGAGGCGAATGCAGCCGGGTGGCCCGAGGAGTTTCGGACGTACATCACGAAGCTGCGAGAGGGTGAGCTGGGCAAGGAGTACAGCTCGCGCTATATCGGCAGCCTGGTTGCGGACTTTCATCGCACGCTGTTGAAGGGTGGTGTGTTTCTGTATCCGCCGACGACGAAGCAGCCCAAAGGCAAGCTGCGTCTGCTGTATGAGGCGAATCCGCTGGCGTTTATCGCGGAGCAGGCCGGCGGCGTTGCGACCAACGGCGTGAGCAGAGTGCTGGATATCAAGCCAGAGGGAATCCATCAGCGTACGCCGTTCTGTGTGGGAAGCCCGCGAGAGATGGAGTTACTGGCGGCGACGGTTGGGGGCAGGTGA
- a CDS encoding alanyl-tRNA editing protein: MEKEFTAVVTDIHEQSRVGGKQLWQVTLDRSRFAEGDAGTLEAVARSGARLVVPVVGVEVDATGEVHHLIEKPLMAGTEVRGRVR, from the coding sequence ATGGAGAAGGAGTTTACCGCAGTAGTGACGGACATCCATGAGCAGTCGCGCGTCGGCGGCAAGCAGCTGTGGCAGGTGACGCTGGACCGGAGCAGGTTTGCGGAAGGCGATGCGGGGACGCTTGAGGCTGTGGCGCGGAGCGGTGCGCGGCTCGTGGTTCCGGTGGTCGGAGTCGAAGTGGATGCGACGGGTGAGGTGCATCATCTGATCGAGAAGCCTTTAATGGCAGGGACAGAGGTGAGAGGCCGCGTCCGGTGA
- a CDS encoding aldo/keto reductase: MQKRKLGNSNLEVSAIGLGCMGMSGSYGLPKDKQEMTFLLRAAVERGITFFDTAEVYGPFLNEELVGEALAPFRGQVVIATKFGWEANPNDGGKWTALNSRPEHIKQVAEASLKRLKTDVIDLFYQHRVDLNVPIEDVAGAVKELIQEGKVKHFGLSEAGAQTIRRAHAVQPVTALQSEYSLWWRQPEETVLPTLEELGIGFVPFSPLGKGFLTGKINADTKFDSTDFRNTVPRLNPENRKANQPLVDLLSTFAEQKKATPAQIALAWLLAKKPRIVPIPGTTKLHRLEENLGAVNVELTAEDLRAIESASSNIKFEGARYSEFHEQLTGR, translated from the coding sequence ATGCAGAAGCGCAAATTGGGAAACAGCAATCTGGAAGTCTCGGCCATCGGCCTCGGCTGCATGGGAATGAGCGGGTCCTACGGCCTGCCGAAAGACAAGCAGGAGATGACCTTTCTTCTCCGTGCCGCCGTGGAGCGAGGCATCACATTCTTCGATACCGCCGAGGTCTACGGCCCGTTCCTGAACGAAGAGCTTGTGGGTGAAGCCCTCGCTCCGTTCCGCGGGCAGGTGGTCATCGCAACCAAGTTCGGGTGGGAAGCCAACCCCAACGATGGCGGCAAGTGGACGGCCTTGAACAGCCGGCCCGAGCACATCAAGCAGGTCGCCGAAGCCTCACTCAAACGGCTCAAAACCGACGTAATCGATCTGTTCTACCAACATCGTGTCGATCTGAACGTGCCGATCGAAGACGTAGCGGGAGCGGTGAAGGAACTAATCCAGGAAGGCAAAGTAAAGCACTTCGGTCTTTCTGAAGCAGGAGCGCAGACCATCCGCCGCGCACATGCAGTTCAGCCGGTGACTGCACTTCAGAGCGAGTACTCGCTCTGGTGGAGGCAGCCTGAAGAGACGGTGCTGCCAACGCTCGAAGAACTCGGGATCGGATTCGTTCCATTCAGCCCTCTTGGTAAAGGCTTCCTCACGGGCAAGATCAACGCAGATACGAAGTTCGATAGTACGGACTTCCGCAACACCGTCCCCCGCCTTAACCCAGAGAATCGTAAAGCGAACCAGCCGTTGGTTGATCTGCTCAGTACATTCGCGGAACAAAAGAAGGCGACACCTGCTCAGATCGCGCTCGCCTGGCTGCTTGCAAAGAAGCCGCGGATCGTTCCGATCCCGGGCACAACGAAGCTGCATCGCCTGGAAGAAAACCTCGGAGCGGTGAATGTCGAGCTTACAGCGGAAGATCTCCGCGCCATCGAAAGTGCCTCCTCAAACATCAAGTTCGAAGGGGCTCGGTATTCGGAATTTCATGAACAGCTGACAGGCAGGTAA
- a CDS encoding lipocalin-like domain-containing protein, which produces MKALAFWTLAFVVALTGLSVAQSAEKQDAGPGSAREKLIGAWRLVSMEEPGPDGKVTRITDRKGILIYTRDGHMSVQVMLPKSESGVSNDYVQNGYEASFGGYDVNEVAHTVTHHVQGSVTRGLVGKDLPRVYQFSDVYLILKSARPDEHWSVTWEHY; this is translated from the coding sequence GTGAAAGCACTTGCGTTTTGGACGCTGGCATTTGTTGTCGCGCTCACCGGACTTTCGGTCGCACAGTCCGCAGAAAAGCAAGACGCAGGCCCTGGTTCTGCACGGGAGAAATTGATCGGAGCGTGGCGTCTGGTCTCGATGGAAGAACCAGGGCCGGACGGCAAAGTGACTCGCATCACCGATCGCAAAGGCATACTGATATACACGCGTGATGGCCACATGTCCGTACAGGTTATGCTCCCTAAGTCGGAGTCTGGCGTGTCCAATGACTACGTCCAGAACGGGTATGAGGCTTCCTTCGGTGGTTACGACGTGAACGAAGTGGCACATACGGTCACGCATCACGTCCAGGGATCGGTTACGCGGGGACTTGTGGGTAAAGACCTTCCGCGCGTGTACCAGTTTTCTGACGTGTACCTGATACTGAAATCGGCTCGGCCAGACGAACACTGGTCGGTTACATGGGAACATTACTGA
- a CDS encoding (R)-mandelonitrile lyase, with protein MEIKRSGSQPSGKGPADWFTGTVRIDPLFDAPDPARVVGANVTFEPGARTAWHTHPLGQTLIVTSGCGRAQRSGGPIEEIRPGDMIWFAPGEKHWHGAAPTTAMTHLAIQEKLNGKTVDWMEQVSDVQYGA; from the coding sequence ATGGAGATCAAGAGAAGTGGCTCGCAGCCTTCGGGCAAAGGACCAGCAGATTGGTTCACTGGCACTGTCCGCATCGACCCGCTGTTTGACGCGCCCGATCCTGCGCGCGTTGTTGGCGCCAACGTCACCTTCGAACCCGGTGCGCGTACCGCATGGCATACCCATCCTCTCGGTCAAACCCTGATTGTCACGTCCGGCTGCGGCCGGGCGCAGCGCTCGGGTGGTCCAATTGAGGAGATCCGGCCGGGGGATATGATCTGGTTTGCTCCGGGAGAGAAGCATTGGCACGGGGCGGCGCCAACGACGGCGATGACACATCTCGCCATTCAGGAAAAGCTGAATGGCAAAACCGTCGATTGGATGGAGCAGGTGAGCGATGTGCAATATGGAGCATAA
- a CDS encoding tyrosine-type recombinase/integrase, with product MAVEDWLKTLSLANGSKAKVREVFGAAFRHAMRHELHPTNPIANVRQVRKRATDPSILEPVEIAAILKQLEGVEPVRTAVLIAAVMGMRRGEIFGLKWGDVDLDRALLHVRRSYVDGVEGPPKTDSSRRPLPLPPQVIDALKAWKLKSKYNKPEQWVFASDFHFGGQPLWPGTLWRRNVFPAIEAARISKPKLSWHTLRRSYASLLLSSGVSLRVSMELMRHSTAEMTLATYAQTVGDEKREAGEKIASLVLVKKESAA from the coding sequence GTGGCAGTCGAGGATTGGCTGAAGACTTTATCTCTGGCCAACGGTTCAAAGGCCAAGGTTAGAGAAGTTTTCGGAGCAGCCTTTAGACACGCCATGCGTCATGAGCTGCATCCAACAAACCCCATCGCTAATGTCCGGCAGGTTAGGAAACGGGCAACTGACCCGTCCATTCTCGAACCTGTCGAGATTGCTGCAATCCTTAAGCAGCTAGAGGGAGTTGAGCCTGTACGAACGGCGGTCCTCATTGCAGCCGTGATGGGAATGAGACGAGGAGAAATCTTCGGACTCAAGTGGGGAGATGTGGACCTCGATCGTGCACTTCTGCATGTTCGTCGGTCTTACGTTGATGGCGTGGAGGGCCCACCGAAAACAGACTCCTCTCGTCGTCCCCTTCCCTTGCCTCCACAGGTCATCGATGCACTGAAGGCTTGGAAGCTGAAGTCGAAATACAACAAGCCTGAGCAATGGGTGTTTGCCTCTGATTTTCACTTCGGTGGACAACCACTCTGGCCTGGAACCCTCTGGCGCAGGAATGTCTTCCCTGCAATAGAGGCCGCACGCATCAGCAAGCCGAAGCTAAGCTGGCACACTCTTCGAAGGAGCTATGCTTCCCTGCTCCTGTCCAGTGGAGTGAGCCTACGAGTGAGTATGGAACTAATGCGGCACTCCACAGCGGAGATGACGCTTGCGACATACGCACAAACAGTGGGCGATGAAAAACGAGAGGCAGGAGAGAAGATCGCATCTCTCGTATTGGTTAAGAAAGAGAGCGCAGCGTAA
- a CDS encoding helix-turn-helix domain-containing protein, translating into MKSQWLTAREAAGIVRIHPVTLLKWAREGKVPHRRLSSLKIVFSLSQLVMWLESGSYTDGVGHAAQPERTVA; encoded by the coding sequence ATGAAAAGTCAATGGTTGACGGCTCGCGAGGCTGCCGGAATCGTACGCATACATCCTGTGACATTGCTGAAGTGGGCACGCGAGGGAAAGGTACCTCATCGTCGCCTGAGTTCCCTAAAGATCGTCTTTTCGCTTTCCCAACTCGTAATGTGGCTGGAGTCTGGGAGTTACACTGATGGTGTCGGTCATGCTGCCCAACCCGAAAGGACGGTCGCATGA
- a CDS encoding LysR family transcriptional regulator — translation MSDSLELRLLKYIVAVAETNNFTRVAERLFLAQPSLSKQIRDLESAIGFPIFARDRNGVRITPAGEMVLAYAKEALKARQELVAMAHAVHYGQVSPLRVGFSSFVRSQPSSIVW, via the coding sequence ATGTCAGATTCACTCGAATTGCGACTTTTGAAGTACATTGTTGCCGTCGCTGAAACGAACAATTTCACACGCGTTGCCGAACGACTCTTCCTTGCACAACCCTCTCTCAGCAAACAGATACGAGATCTCGAATCCGCGATAGGTTTTCCAATCTTCGCTCGCGATAGAAACGGTGTGAGAATCACGCCTGCCGGGGAGATGGTATTGGCTTATGCCAAAGAAGCGCTCAAAGCGCGCCAAGAGTTAGTAGCGATGGCGCACGCAGTTCACTACGGTCAGGTGTCTCCACTGCGAGTGGGTTTTTCGTCCTTTGTGAGATCCCAACCTTCTTCAATCGTTTGGTGA
- a CDS encoding LysR family transcriptional regulator substrate-binding protein, which translates to MFPKSRLRLASGKRVQLLERLAQYSLDCALLPMPIGEEPFHVQQISQSPLVICMRADDPLSFASCLDLEEIASRLTIFRDPELQPAAHRRLEEMFNELGVPINLTCSASTPADLQWMVKSGYGLALIDQTTSLEAGLITKPIAGVNWTADTAFVIHNRADHIALPFLERSLAKQWTDPKRKRRSISVQPEQLKLLA; encoded by the coding sequence ATGTTTCCAAAAAGCCGTCTCCGATTAGCGAGCGGGAAGCGGGTTCAACTTCTTGAACGACTCGCTCAATATTCGCTGGATTGCGCCCTTCTCCCTATGCCCATTGGCGAAGAGCCTTTCCATGTTCAGCAGATTTCGCAATCGCCTTTAGTTATCTGCATGCGAGCTGATGATCCACTTTCGTTCGCCAGCTGTCTTGATCTGGAAGAGATAGCCTCACGACTCACGATATTTCGAGATCCGGAACTCCAGCCGGCCGCCCACCGTCGTCTAGAGGAGATGTTCAATGAGTTAGGAGTTCCGATCAACCTCACGTGCTCCGCGAGCACTCCTGCCGATCTTCAATGGATGGTCAAGTCCGGTTACGGACTGGCCTTGATTGATCAAACTACGTCTCTGGAAGCGGGCCTAATAACTAAGCCTATCGCTGGAGTCAATTGGACAGCCGATACCGCATTTGTCATTCACAATCGGGCCGATCATATTGCGCTACCTTTTTTGGAGCGATCCCTGGCAAAACAGTGGACTGATCCTAAACGCAAAAGACGCTCAATTAGTGTTCAACCCGAACAGTTGAAGCTGCTGGCCTGA